In uncultured Desulfuromonas sp., the genomic stretch ATCTATTGAGATAGCCATTGCCGAGGACGGTCGCACTGGCGAAGTTCGCCGATACGGTGAAATTGCCGGTGACTTGTCTGCTCTGGACAAGGTGGTTAGGAAACTTATTTCAAAAGGAGCTGAACTGCACTTTGTCTACGAAGCCGGTCCTTGCGGCTATGAGATTTACCGCCACCTGACAGCTCAGGGATTCGATTGCCAGGTGGTGGCCCCCTCAAAGATTCCAAGGAAAAGCGGCGAGCGGATAAAAAATGACCGCCGGGATGCGCAGATGCTTGCCCGCCTGCATCGGGCCGGTGAACTGTCCGGCGTCTTTGTCCCTGCGGCGGAAGATGAAGCGATGCGGGATCTCACCCGCTCGAGAGAAGATGCCAAAATAACGCAGAAAAAAGCCAAGCAGCGCATTCTGGCTTTCCTGCTTCGGCATGGGTTCAGATACAACGGACGAACTCCTTGGAGTCAGGCCCATATGCGGTGGATCGCTGAGATTAAAATGCCCCATCCCGCTCAGCAAATCGCTCTTCAGGAATATGTCGACACATTAACTGAGAGCACGTGCCGGGTGAAACGCCTTACGGATCAGATTCAGCAACTTTTGCCGCAATGGCGTATGTTTGAGGTCACCAAGGCCTATCAGTCACTACGCGGTGTCTCTTTAATTGTTGCTGCGACCACAGTTGCGGAAATCGGCGACCTGACACGTTTTGATAGTCCCGTTGAACTGATGTCCTATCTTGGTCTGGTTCCATCGGAACACTCCAGTGGCGAGAAGACGAAACGAGGCGCCATCACCAAGACAGGTAATGGCCATGTGCGCCGGGTTCTTGTGGAAGCAGCCTGGGCTTACCGCCTTCCTGCCCGCATCAGTCGGGTGTTACATAAACGCCAAGAAGGTTTATCACAAGAGATTTGCGCTATTTCCTGGAAAGCCCAACTCCGGCTCTGTGCCCGCTACAAATACATGCTGGAACGGGGAAAATGCAAGCAGGTGATTGTAACGGCCATCGCCCGGGAACTCTGTGCCTTCATGTGGGCCATCGCCCATGAGGTTGACATTCCGGAAGTGGTATAACAAAGGTCAGAAAAAACACTCCAAAATAGGCAGGAGAAAGCATAACGCACAAGAACATACATTCCATGGCAGTTGAAGGGGCGCAACCACGGTCA encodes the following:
- a CDS encoding IS110 family transposase, with amino-acid sequence MFIGLDVHKKSIEIAIAEDGRTGEVRRYGEIAGDLSALDKVVRKLISKGAELHFVYEAGPCGYEIYRHLTAQGFDCQVVAPSKIPRKSGERIKNDRRDAQMLARLHRAGELSGVFVPAAEDEAMRDLTRSREDAKITQKKAKQRILAFLLRHGFRYNGRTPWSQAHMRWIAEIKMPHPAQQIALQEYVDTLTESTCRVKRLTDQIQQLLPQWRMFEVTKAYQSLRGVSLIVAATTVAEIGDLTRFDSPVELMSYLGLVPSEHSSGEKTKRGAITKTGNGHVRRVLVEAAWAYRLPARISRVLHKRQEGLSQEICAISWKAQLRLCARYKYMLERGKCKQVIVTAIARELCAFMWAIAHEVDIPEVV